The genomic window CGGTGTATAAGCCACGCGAAGGCAGCAAGGATCGGCCAGAACTCGCCTGTTGGAACTGTGCGGAGAAGGGCCATACATTTTGGGAGTGCGAGAGTGTAGTTCGCAAGACATTCTGCTACAAATGCGGACTACCAGGAGTAGTGTTACCCAAATGCCAGGCGGGAAACGCGATGCGGAGCAAAACGAAGGAGGAGTTGCGCTCAGGGCCGCGGAAGAACGAGTGAAAACCTCCAAAAATTGCATGTTAGAAATAGATATTGTTAATAGATTAAGGccaatatataataaattagaATATAAACAATCTAACCTACCCATATCAGCATATTCTCACCAGCAATTTAGTGAAAAACGGAACCCATTGGGATTGGTAGAAGAAACCAATAGGAAAAAGGCCATGTCTAACCGAGTCAAGCGTGTGAGAGAGCAATACAGACAACGAAGAACAAAACGCCAAGAGGTTTGTTCGGCCTTAGAAGCAGTGTCAAGGCAAAAGGAGAATCGGGCATTCGCTACGGTAAAGATGCAAATGTTTCACGTAGAAGGTCTGCTAGACACGGGAGCTTCAGTGAGTTTCCTGGGCGACGGATGTGAAGATCTGGTGAATAAACTggaattaaaaagaaaaacatattaCTCGAAAGTTCAAACGGCAGGAGGAGTGAATCATGCTATAAAGGGAAAGGTGGATGTGCATATGACGTATCGAGGTAGAACACAAGAAATGACGCTGTACCTGTGCCCGTCACTGCGTCAAAGGTTATACTTAGGCATAGATTTCTGGCGCAAATTCGAGCTCGCACCTGATCTCTTGGGAGTAGAGGAGTTGTCCATCGAGGATGAGGAGTTTAATTCCAAAAAGGAGCCGGTGGAACCACATGTCCTCAACGAGACGCAACAAGAGGTCCTGGCCAGTATCACCACCAAAGCAGAAGTTGTTGTTCCAAGAGGTCGACGAAATGCTCAAATTGGGAGTGATCGAACTAAGCGAAAGCCCGTGGAACAATAGGGTAACATTGGTGCAGAAACCTGGGAAAAACTTAGACTTTGCTTAGATGTACGGAAATTGAATAAAGTAACAATCAAAGATGCTTACCCGTTGCAAAATATTGAGTCCATTCTGAGCCGGGTCGAGGATACGATCTTCATTAGTAGTGTTGACCTAAGGCACGCGTTCTGGCAGGTAGAGTTGGAGGTGGAAAGTCGGAAATACACGGCATTTACCATCCCGGGGCGCCCGCTGTATCAGTTCCGCAGAATGCCTTTCGGGCTTTGCAATGCGGCGCAGCGCTTATGCCGACTCATGGATAAGGTCATTCCCCAAGGCTTGAGAAGCCACGTATTCGTATATCTGGATGATCTTCTGATTATATCCCGCACATTTGAAGAGAACATAGAGCATCTGAAGGCAGTAGCTGAATGTTTGAAGAAGGTCAATCTAACTATCGgattaaaaaaatcaaaattttgcttCAGATTTCTTAAATACCTGGGATTTGTGATCGGAGATGGAAAATTAAAGACGGATCCCGATAAAGTGAAAGCGATCACGGAAATTCCATTGCCAAACACGGTGAGACAGCTCCGTAGCTTTCTAGGGACGGCCGGCTGGTATCGTCGATTCGTCCAAGGCTTTGCAGAAAAAGCAGCACCGTTGACCGATTGCCTGAAATCGAAAGGAAAATTCAAGTTAACAAAGGAGGCTACCGAGtcatttaatttacttaaacAAGCCCTAACCAACGCTCCAGTATTAGTACATCCTGATTTTAGCCGCAGATTCTTCATTCAGTGTGATGCGAGCCATGTAGGATTGGGAGCTGCCCTGTTCCAGCAGGATGACGAAGGAAACGAGAGGCCTATCTCATTCTTTTCACAGAAGCTACGAGGAGCCCAGTTAAATTATACGATAACGGAGAAGGAATGTTTAGCAGCAGTCAAGGCGATAGAGAGATTCCGTCCATATGTAGAGCTTATGCCGTTTACCGTCATCACAGATCATTCGAGTCTCCAGTGGTTGAGGACGCTGAAAGATTTAAATGGGAGATTAGCTCGCTGGTCATTGGCATTGCAGTCATACGATTTCGTGATAGAGCATAAGAAAGGAAAGGACAACGTGGTGGCAGATATGTTGTCGCGGACCGCGGTAATCGaggaattgaatttttttgattttgagacTACCGAATTTGAAAGCGAGGAGTACCGGCAACGATACAAGTGCGTGCTGTCCAATCCAGATAAATTACCGGACCTACATGCAGAAGACGGATTGGTGCTGAAGAGGATGCGGATTACCGATAATGAAATCGCGGATGTGGAAATTGTGGATACCAGAGGCATTGACCCACACACTCATACAGCAAGCGCATGATAGCGAAGAGGCGATGCACGGTGGAGTCGCACGAACGCTCGGCAGGCTTAAACAGTTTTACTATTGGCCACGAATGGCCGTGCAAGTCAAAAATTACATTGCTGCATGTGATACGTGTAAGGAGGCGAAACATACCACGCAGACGACCCGACCAACTATGGGAGCAGAGGTGTGCACGTCGCGGCCGATACAGAAGCTGTATCTGGACTTCCTGGGCAAATATCCACGATCTCGGAAAGGTAATGCCTATATTCTAATAGTGTTGGATCACTTTACTAAGTTTGTGTGGCTCAAAACCATGCCAAAAGCGACGTCCGCAGCGACAATAAAGTTCTTGAGGGAGGAACTCTTTAACACGTTTGGAGTACCGGAGATAGTACACACCGACAACGGGAAACAGTTTACCTCCAAGGAGTTCGAGGAAATGGTGTCCCGTTTCGGGATCACACATACGCGGACAGCAGCCTATTCACCCCAGGCAAACGCATCGGAGCGGGTGAATCAGTCTATTTTGGCGGCGATAAGAACACATGTTGGCGAGGATCACACGCATTGGGATGTAAAGATACCAGAGATACAAGCGGCACTGAGAAGCGCGGTGCACTCAACGATTGGAACATCTCCGTATTATGCGATGTTTGGCCAACACATGTTTCGCAACGGGGGCGACTACCGATTGGCTCGGAAGCTGGATGCTGATGCGGCAGTGAAAATTAAGCAACTGCCCAGAGAAGACCAATTGCAAATCCTCCAGGAAAAGATCGTGGCCAGGGCCCATCAAGCCTTTGAAAAGTCGAAAAAAAGGTATAATCTAAAAGCTAGGGAGATACAATACCGACCAGGACAGGAGGTGTGGAAGCGCAACTTCGTTCTCAGCGACTTCAAGCGaaatataaatgcaaaattctGCAAAAGGTATTCTCGATGCAGGATAATGAGACCAGTGGGCAAAAACATGTATGAATTAGAGAACTTACATGGCATCCGATTGGGAGTTTTCCACGCCAAGGACTTGAAGCAGTAGATGCAGATGCCTGTAGTTTTGCCCGGCTAACTAATGATTGTGGCGGAAAAATATGATCGGCTGACTGAGAGAAGGTATCTCAGGGTGTGGACGAGGGCCTGCGTTGGGCGAGAATGATCCTCAGAACCTAGACAAGGCCCACTTTTCACTCCTGTTTCCTGGTAAGACCGAAAACCGAAGTGTGCTGTTATGGGCCaaataattgataaacaaCAATACAGCTGTTATCGATGGTGCTGGCTCGTTAGCTAGAAAATTAGCTGGGAATTTGGCGGGAAAAAACCAAGGGAACCGAGCTAGTTCTGGGAGCGGTTCCGGTTCCgggaacaaaatttgaatttttaggaATCTAAGAGAGTGGAGGAGTTGAgtcttttttggaaaaaaagaggaagaggacgagaaacagaaaaaggaaaaaagaagtTCTAGAAGGCACGTGGAGTTGTTAAGttggagaagaaaaaaaactaaaaagtgCGTGTGCCGAGAAGGAGCATCTCACCCATCCTTGAAGACCAAGAATTGCATGCGAGACGCAGGACGGACACACACAGGAGCCTTCGGACAGCCAATTCGACGGGATCCAATCGGCCACCCAGATCCGGGTGCTCCaggttttttttccatttaaccTCAACATTAGGCTGTTAGAATAAgtaattgtattttgtttatttatattatttatttaatttatatttgtattcgTCCCAGTGGTACCCTGGTTAGGCTCAGTTattattgtaaaaaaaaaaagtgaaattgtttaatataatatatgtgtgataaaaaaaggagaaatgtcTGAGTAGAGTCTTGTCTATGTGGGGGTGAGATGACGACGGGTTAGTCCACAGAACATGGGGGCTGCCAGGGAGTACGGGgcccaaggtagggtgggtagatcCTAATTAATATACTAGCTAATTGATAATTCCATAATCCATCTTCCCGTCCGAGTGTAACGTTTTTTGTatgatttttttgttacccGATTAATCCATCCATCGAGGTCGAATCCATTCCTGAGCCATGCGAGTTAGCCGGTGATCGATGATGGATtgcagaagaaaaataatcGGATCATAACACGGCATTGTTCAGATTAGAGCTATaacaccttggaattttggtgCCCTCAATTGATATTAATGCCTTTATCCAATTTCGCCATTTTTTTATTAGATCTCCCTTGATTTGGTCATCCCAGC from Drosophila willistoni isolate 14030-0811.24 unplaced genomic scaffold, UCI_dwil_1.1 Seg531, whole genome shotgun sequence includes these protein-coding regions:
- the LOC124461569 gene encoding uncharacterized protein K02A2.6-like, yielding MGAEVCTSRPIQKLYLDFLGKYPRSRKGNAYILIVLDHFTKFVWLKTMPKATSAATIKFLREELFNTFGVPEIVHTDNGKQFTSKEFEEMVSRFGITHTRTAAYSPQANASERVNQSILAAIRTHVGEDHTHWDVKIPEIQAALRSAVHSTIGTSPYYAMFGQHMFRNGGDYRLARKLDADAAVKIKQLPREDQLQILQEKIVARAHQAFEKSKKRYNLKAREIQYRPGQEVWKRNFVLSDFKRNINAKFCKRYSRCRIMRPVGKNMYELENLHGIRLGVFHAKDLKQ